Genomic segment of Thiohalospira halophila DSM 15071:
GGGCGCGCCAGAGCCAGCTCGCCCGGGTGGCCGAGATCATCGCCGAGTATCCCCACGCCGTGGTCATGGGGGACATGAACTGCGCCCCGGACAGCCCGGAACTGCGCGAGCTCTTCCGGCGCACGAATCTGCGCGAGCCCCTGGAGGCCTTCGCCACCTTCCCCAGCTGGCAGCCCCAGCGCAATATCGACCACATCCTCGTTACCGAGGAGCTGGCCGTAACCCGGGCCGAGGTTCTGAGTCATTCCTACTCCGACCACCTCCCCATCAGCATGGACGTGCGCGTCCCCGAAGAGATCGGACTGGTGAGCCTATGAGCGATGAGCGCCGCGCCGCCCCCGAGGAGCTGCCGGAGGATGTGCGCACCCTCCAGCAGCGCTACAGTCGCGCCCTGCAGCAGCTGGAGGCACAGGACGCGGAGCATGCCGAGACGGAAAAACAGCTGCGCCACGCCCTGGTCCGGCTGACCCACGCCGGCGATACGCGCCACCCCGAGCTGGCCCGCCAGTTGGAACGGCTGCGCGGGGCGGTGCTCGACGGCACCGCACCGGAGGATCTCGAACCCATACTCAAGGAGATCGCCGGGGCCATCACCGCTCTGGAGGATCTTCGCCGGGAGAACGCCACCATCCCGCTTCCCCTCCGGGCCCTGGAGCGCCTGTTGCGCGCCCTGGATCTCCCCAGCGGCCTGCGGCGTCGCGCGCGCAACGTGACCCGGCGGCTGGAGGAGGCCGGCCCGGAGGGGAACGTGGACGAACAGCTGGCGGAGCTGGTGGGGCTGCTGGACGAGATCGCCGCCGCCCTGGGGCAGGAGCGCGGGGGCTGGCTGCCCCGCCTGTTCCGCGGCCGTGATGCTGGAGACAACCAGGCCGTCCAGGAGGCCCTGAGCCGACTGGTGGCGGAACTCACCCTGCCGGCGGATCTGGCCCGGCGGGCCGCCAACCTCCAGGAGGACGTGGGCGAGGGATCGGTGGATGCCGCCGCCGTTCTGGAGGAGCTGGCCGACCTGGCCGCTACCGCCCGCGCCCGCCTCAGCGAGGAGCAGGAGGAGATGGCCGGCTTCCTCCAGGAGGTGAGCGACCACCTCCAGGAGCTGGACAGCCACATCCGCGAGGCGGCCGGGCGCGAGGAGGAGGCCGCTGCCGCCGAGCAGGAGCTGGACGCCGCCGTCTCCGACCGGGTCCGCCAGATGCAGACCAGCGTCCAGGAGGCGGAAGACCTGCCGACCCTCAAGACCACCGTCAGCGACCAGCTCAGTGCCATCAATGACCATCTGGAGGAGTACCGAAGCCGCGCCGATGCGCGCCGCTCCGAGATGGAACGGGAGATGGAGCGGGTCCACGCCCGCATGGAGTCCCTGGAGGTGGTCACCGGGGTGCTGCGCGAGCGGCTGGCCAGCGAGCGCGAACAGGCCCTGCGGGATCCCCTCACCGGCGTCTACAACCGCCTGGCCTGGGACGAGCGGCTGAACCAGGAGCTCGCCCGCTTCCAGCGCCAGGGCCACGAGGTTGCCGTGGCGGTCTGGGACCTCGACAGCTTCAAGGCCATCAACGACACCTACGGCCACACCGCCGGCGACAAGGTCATTCGCGCCGTTGCCGATCTGCTGGTCCGGCGCCTGCGCGCCACCGATTTCGTGGCCCGCTACGGCGGTGAGGAGTTCGTGATCCTGATGCCCGATACGCCGCTGGCCGACGCCACCGACCTGGCCGAGGAACTGCGTCGGTCGGTGGCCGCCCTCCAGTTCGTCTACCGCGGCGAGCGGGTGCCCATCACCATCTCCGGCGGCCTCACCGCCCTGGCCACCGGGGATACCGCCGAGGCGGCCTTCCAGCGAGCGGATACCGTCCTCTACCGCGCCAAGGAAGCGGGACGGGATCGAGTGCTCGTGGCCGACCCCCCGGGGTAGCAGCGCGTTAACCCCCGGCCTCAGCGGCGCCAGAACCAGGGGGTGAAGAGGATCAGGAGGCTGAAGATCTCCAGCCGTCCCAGGACCATGGCGAAGGCCAGGATGAGCTTGGCAGTATCGCTAATGGAGCCGAAGTTGGCACTCACATCGCCCAGGCCGGGGCCAAGGTTGTTCAGCGTCGCCGCCACGGCGGAGAAGGCGGTGACCTGGTCCAGCCCCGTGGCCATGAGCGCGAGCATGATGAGGACGAAGCTGGCCACGTAGGCGGAGAAGAAGCCCCACACCGCGTTGACCACCTGGGGTGAGACCCGCCGCCCGCCGAGCTTTACCGGGAGCTGGGCGTTGGGGTGGGCGAGCTGCTTGAGCTCCCGCATCCCCTGCACCAGCAGCAGCAGGAAGCGCATCACCTTCATGCCGCCGGCGGTGGAGCCGCCGCTGCCGCCGATGAAGCTGGCGAAGATGAGCAGCACCGGCAGGAAGCTCGGCCAGTAGGCGAAGTCGGCGGTGGCAAACCCGGCGGTGCTGCCGATGGAGACCGCCTGGAAGAGGCCGTGGTGGAAGGCGGCGAAGCCGCTGCCGAAGGTCCCGTCCAGGTAGAGGTAGCCGATGGTGATGGTCGCCAGCAGCCCCATGTAGCCCATGAAGCCGCGGAACTCCGGGTCCTGCAGGTAGCCTGCCGGCGACCGGCTGCGCCAGGCGGTGAAGTGGAGGGCGAAGTTCACCCCGGCCAGGAGCATGAAGACCACGGCGATGAGCTCGATGGCGGGGCTGTTGAAATACCCGATGCTGGCGTCGTGGGTGGAGAAGCCGCCGATGGCGACGGTGGAGAAGCTGTGCGCCACGGCATCGAAGCCCGACATCCCGGCGGCCCAGTAGGCCAGCGCGCAGGCCACGGTGAGGCCCAGGTAGATGTACCACAGCGCCTTGGCCGTCTCGGTGATCCGCGGGGTGAGCTTGGTGTCCTTCATGGGACCGGGGAGCTCGGCGCGGTAGAGCTGCATCCCGCCGATGCCGAGCATGGGCAGGATGGCCACCGCCAGGACGATGATCCCCATGCCCCCCAGCCACTGGAGCTGCTGACGATAGAAGAGCAGCGACAGCGCCAGGTCGTCCAGGCCGGTCAGGACCGTGGAGCCGGTGGTGGTCAGCCCCGAGGTGGCCTCGAAGATGGCGTCGGCCACCGGGATGGCCGGCTCGTCCCAGAGGATGAAGGGGACGGCGCCGAAGAGCGACAGCACCAGCCAGAAGAGCGAGACCACCATGAAGCCGTCGCGAGTGCGCAGCTCCCGCCGCTGATGGCGTACCGGGAGCCAGAGGAGAATACCCAGCCCGAGGATGATGCCGAAGGAGGCGGCGAACGGCATGACCCCCCGGCCGCCGTCCAGTAACCCCACCGCCAGTGGCGGGAGCTGGGTGACGCTGAACAGGGCGACCAGCAGGCCCAGGATGCGCAGGATGGCGGGTAGCTGCATGGCGGCGTCAGAGGAAGGTGACCGGGACCTGGAACATCCGCTCCACCTCGGGGATGTTGCGCTTGTCCACCAGGAAGAGGATGACGTGGTCGCCGGACTCGATGACGGTGTCGTGGTGGGCCACCAGGACCTGCTCCCCGCGGACCATGGCGCCGATGGTGGTCCCCGGCGGCAGCTTCAGCTCGCCCACCTGGCGGCCCACCACCTTGGAGGAGCGCGGGTCGCCGTGGGCGACCGCCTCGATGGCCTCCGCCGCGCCGCGCCGCAGGCTGTGGACCACCACCACGTCGCCGCGGCGCACATGGGCCAGAAGGCTGCCGATGGTCGCCTGCTGGGGAGAGATGGCGATGTCGATCTCGCCGGACTCCACCAGGTCGACGTAGGAGGCGCGGTTGATGAGCGCCATGACCTTGCGTGCCCCCAGCCGCTTGGCGAGCATCGCCGAGAGGATGTTGGCCTCGTCGTCGTTGGTCAGGGCGCAGAAGACGTCGGTGTACTCGATGTTCTCCTCGAGCAGCAGCTCCTCGTCGGCGGCATCGCCCAGCAGGACGATGGAGCGGCCCAGCTCCTCGGCGAGGTCGCTGGAGCGGCGCCGATTGTGGTCGATGAGCTTGACCTGGTAGCGGTCCTCCAGCGCCCCGGCCAGCCGCCGGCCGATGTTGCCGCCTCCGGCGATGACCACCCGCTTGTTGGGCTTGTCCAGCCGGCGCATCTCCCCCATCACGGAGCGGATGTCGCCCCGGGCGGCGATGAAGAAGACCTCGTCGTCCGCCTCGATGACGGTGGTGCCCTCAGGGATGATGGGCTGCCCACGGCGGAAGATCGCCGCCACCCGGGTCTCCACGCCCGGCATGTGCTGCTTGAGGGTGGAGAGCTCGTGGCCCACCAGGGGGCCGCCGTAGTAGGCCTTCACCGCCACCAGCTGCACCTTGCCACCGGCGAAGTCCAGGACCTGCAGCGCCCCGGGGTGCTCGATGAGCCGCTGGACGTACTCGGTGACCAGCTGCTCGGGGCTGATCCGGACGTCGATGGGCAGGGCCTCGTTGCCGAAGAGGGCGGGGTGGGCGAGGTATTCCGCCTCGCGCACCCGGCCGATCTTGGTGGGGGTGCGGAAGAGGGTCCAGGTCACCTGGCAGGCGACCATGTTGGTCTCGTCGGAGTTGGTCACGGCGATGACCATGTCGGCATCCTCCGCCCCGGCGCGGCGCAGAACGTGGGGATGGGAGGCGCGGCCGATGATGGTCCGGATGTCCAGCCGGTCCTGGAGCTGGGCCAGCGCCAGGTCGTCGGTATCCACCACGGTGATGTCGTTGGCCTCGGAGGCCAGGTTCTGGGCCAGGGAGGAGCCGACCTGGCCGGCACCCAGGATGAGGATCTTCATGGTGCTCCGCCGCCTGCGAGGGGTGCGCAAATGGTACGCCGGGGGCGGGGGCTTGCAAAGGTTCGCCCGGCTCCGTCCACGAGCATGCGCCTATCCCTTGCGCGATCCTTGCAGCCCCAGGGCCCGAAGCTTGCGGTAGAGGTGGGTCCGCTCCAGGCCGGCCACCCGGGCCACCTCCCCCACGCGGCCCCCCTGCTGTTTCAGGTGGTGCTCCAGGTAGGCGCGCTCGAAGGCCTCCCGGGCGGCGCGCAGGGGCTGGTCGAAGTCGATGCCCGTCGGCGTATTCGTCTCGCCGCCCAGCGCGGCCTCCACCTCGGCGGCGGTAACCGCCGTCTCGCCCCCGGCGATGGCCAGGCGCTGCACCAGGTTGCGCAGTTCGCGCAGGTTGCCCGGCCAGGGATGCTGGCGCAGCCGGTTCTGGGCGGCGACATCGAATTCGCGGAAGGGCAGCCCCTCCACGGCGGCCATGTGGTCGGCGAAGAAGGCGGTGAGTTCCGGGAGGTCCTCGGCGCGTTCCCGCAGGGGCGGCAGATGGAGCGGCAGGCCGGCCAGGTGGTCGTAGAGGTCGCGGCGCAGGTAGCCCCCGCGGGCGAGGTCGTGTTCACCCAGCTGACTGCCGGCGATGATCCGGACATTCAGGGGCTGTTCCCCCTGGCCGTCCACGCGGCGGAAACGGCCGGTCTCCAGCGCAGCCAGGAGCTGCGCCTGGGCGTCGGCGCTGAGTTCATCCACGTGGGCCAGGAAGAGGGTGCCACCGGCGGCCCGTTCCAGGAGGCCGTAGTGCGGACCCTCCGCCGTCTCGCGGCCGAAGATGGTCTCCGCGGCCGTTGCCCCGCCCACCGTGGCCGCGGAGATCTCCACGAAGGGGCCCGCCGCTCGCGGTCCCTGGCCGTGGATGTAGCGCGCCAGGGTCCGCTTGCCGGTCCCCGGCTCGCCGGTGAGCAGGACCGGCGCCTCCACGGCCGCCACCCGGCGGCCCTCTTCCCGCAGGGCCTCACCGGCGGAGCCGCGCCCCACCGGCTCCTCCAGGGGCTCGCCGTAGCGGCGCAGGCGCTGGTTCTCGTGGCGCAGGCTCGCCGCCTCCAGGGCGCGCCGGACGGTGAGCAGGAGCTTGGCCAGGGAGAGGGGCTTTTCCAGGAAATCCCAGGCCCCCAGCCGGGTCGCCTCCACCGCCGACTCCACCGTGGCGTGGCCGGAGATCATGATCACCGGCGGCGGCTCCGCCTCCTCGGCGGCCCATTCCCGCAGCAGGGTGATGCCGTCAACATCGGGCATCCAGATGTCCAGCAGGATGAGCCCCGGTCGCCGGCGCTGGCGGCTGGCCCGGGCCTCGGCCCCGCTGGCGGCGGTGTTCACCTCGAAGCCCTCGTCGGTGAGGATGTCGCGGACGAGTTCGCGGATGTCGGGCTCGTCGTCCACCACCAGGATGTAGGGGGTGCTCATGGGTTCTCATCCTCCGTAGCGGCGGAGGGCATGCCGCCGTCCGCCGGCAGGGTGACCACCACGCAGGCCCCGCCGAGGGGCGAGCCCTCCATGTGGATGCGCCCGCCGTTCTCCTCCACCAGCTTCTTGGCAATGGCCAGCCCCAGCCCGGTCCCGCCCTCGCGGCTGGTGTGGTAGGGCTCGAACACCGCTACCCGGTCCTCGGCAGGGACGCCGGGGCCGCTGTCCTGGATACGCAACTCGACCTGGCGACAGCGGTCGGTGTCACTCAGGCAGCGGGTGGTTACTGACAGCCGGCGCAACCCCTCGGCGGTCTCCAGCGCCGTGCGGGCGTTCTCCAGGAGGTTGGTCAGCACCCGGCGCAGACGGTCGGGGTCGGCGTGGACCCGGGGCCGACCGGGGTCGAGGTTGACCAGGACCTGGATCTCGCCGCCGCGGAAGAGCTCCAGGACCTCCCGGACCAGCTCGTTGAGATCCAGGGCCTGCGGGGCCAGCGGCGGCGTGCGGGCGTAGTCGGCGAAGGCGCGGACCATCTCCTCCAGCCCCTCCACCTGATGGATGATGGTACTGGCCGAGCGCTCCACCAGTTCCGCCTGGGGCCCCTCGGCGCACTTCATCCGCAGCCGGTCGGCGGCCAGCCGGATGGGGGTGAGGGGATTCTTGATCTCGTGGGCCAGGCGGCGGGCCACCTCGCCCCAGGCCGCCTCCTTCTGGGCCTGGACCAGGGCGGTGACGTCGTCGAAGACCAGGATGTGGCCGGGGGTTTCCGTGGGCGCCGGCAGCCGGCTGCCGTGGAGGGTGAGGATGCGCCGGCCCCGCGGCGTGAACAGCGTGACCGCGTCCGACCACTCGTCCCGGTCGCCGGCGAGGATGGCCGCCAGCCGTTCGGCCAGCGGCTCCAGATGGGGATGGCGGCCGGCGATGGCGGTGATGGTCTGCCCCCGGGCGGGGCGGAGGGCGGTCTCCAGCAGGTTGGTGGCGGCCCGGTTGGCGGTGAGCAGCCGGCCCTCGCGATCCAGGGTGATGACGCCGGAGGAGAGCCGCCCGAGGACCGCCTCCAGGTAGGCGCGCTCGGTCTCCGCCCGCCGCTGGCTGCGCCGGGCGCTGTCCCGGGACTCCGCTACCCGGTGGGTCATCTCGTTGAAGGACTCCACCAGGCCGGCGATCTCGTCGCCGTGGCGGGGGATGGGCAGCTGCTTGGTGTAGTCCCCGGCGGCTACCGCGCGCGTCCCCGCGGCCAGGTCGCGAATGGGGGCCACCAGCCGCCGCGCCAGCAGCAGGGCCGCCCAGAGGGCGGCCAGCCCCGCCAGGAGGACCACCAGGGTCAGGGTCGTGACGAAGCTGGTGCGCAGGGGCTCCCGCAGGAAGGTCGCCCCGCGGTAGTGGCGCCACGCCGTCTGGACCCGGTCGGCCAGCTCCCCCAGACGGCCGGAGAGGGGGAAGAGCGCCTGGAGGACCTCCTCCCCCGGACCCGGCAGTGCGTGGACCAGCCGGACCTGCAGACCCCCGCCACTGCGCGGCTCCAGCGCCAGGTAGGGGATCCCCGCGCGGGCCTGGGCGGCCGCACCCCGGGGGATCGGTTCCGGGTAGAGGCCGTCCCGCGCGGGCAGGGCGACAGCGGCCAGGCGGCCGTCCCCGGCGAGCAGGGAGAGCTCCCGCGCGCGCATGCGGCGGCGCAGTTCATCCAGGCGCTGGGCGCGCCGGGCGCCGGGGGTCAGGGCCAGGATCCGTGCGGCGCGGTTGCCGGCACGCAGATGGCGCGCGGTGCGGGCGGTGAGCGCCGCGCGGGAGACGTCCAGCGCCTCCTCGAGGGCGGTATCCACCCGCGGCTCCATCCAGCTGCCCAGGGCGCGGTCGATGAATCCCAAGGAGAAGAAGAAGACCACCACCACCGGGGTAACCGCCAGCAGGCCCAGCAGGGCAGCCAGGCGCAGGGTGAGCCGGGAGCCGGGCTCGCCCCGGCGGACGTGGAGTACCAGTCGGGTCGCACCGGCGGTCAGTACCGCCAGCAGGACCACCGCGGCCAGGGCGTTGACCGCCAGTAGCAGGGCGCTGAGCCGATCCGGGTGGGCGCCCTCCCCGGTGTGCCGGGCGACCAGCAGCAGCGCCCCCAGGGAGAGGAGCAGGGCGAGCGCGATGATCAGCGGCGGCGAGAGGAGCCGCCGCAGCGGGGTCAGGTCCCGATGGGCCAGTGATACCATGGGCTCTCGATGCGCCAGTGGTCGGTGAACCAGTGGACCGGCTGCAGCAGCAGGGGGACCGAGGCCACGCCGAGCTGCACCCGGAGCCG
This window contains:
- a CDS encoding sigma-54-dependent transcriptional regulator; this translates as MSTPYILVVDDEPDIRELVRDILTDEGFEVNTAASGAEARASRQRRRPGLILLDIWMPDVDGITLLREWAAEEAEPPPVIMISGHATVESAVEATRLGAWDFLEKPLSLAKLLLTVRRALEAASLRHENQRLRRYGEPLEEPVGRGSAGEALREEGRRVAAVEAPVLLTGEPGTGKRTLARYIHGQGPRAAGPFVEISAATVGGATAAETIFGRETAEGPHYGLLERAAGGTLFLAHVDELSADAQAQLLAALETGRFRRVDGQGEQPLNVRIIAGSQLGEHDLARGGYLRRDLYDHLAGLPLHLPPLRERAEDLPELTAFFADHMAAVEGLPFREFDVAAQNRLRQHPWPGNLRELRNLVQRLAIAGGETAVTAAEVEAALGGETNTPTGIDFDQPLRAAREAFERAYLEHHLKQQGGRVGEVARVAGLERTHLYRKLRALGLQGSRKG
- a CDS encoding sensor histidine kinase — encoded protein: MVSLAHRDLTPLRRLLSPPLIIALALLLSLGALLLVARHTGEGAHPDRLSALLLAVNALAAVVLLAVLTAGATRLVLHVRRGEPGSRLTLRLAALLGLLAVTPVVVVFFFSLGFIDRALGSWMEPRVDTALEEALDVSRAALTARTARHLRAGNRAARILALTPGARRAQRLDELRRRMRARELSLLAGDGRLAAVALPARDGLYPEPIPRGAAAQARAGIPYLALEPRSGGGLQVRLVHALPGPGEEVLQALFPLSGRLGELADRVQTAWRHYRGATFLREPLRTSFVTTLTLVVLLAGLAALWAALLLARRLVAPIRDLAAGTRAVAAGDYTKQLPIPRHGDEIAGLVESFNEMTHRVAESRDSARRSQRRAETERAYLEAVLGRLSSGVITLDREGRLLTANRAATNLLETALRPARGQTITAIAGRHPHLEPLAERLAAILAGDRDEWSDAVTLFTPRGRRILTLHGSRLPAPTETPGHILVFDDVTALVQAQKEAAWGEVARRLAHEIKNPLTPIRLAADRLRMKCAEGPQAELVERSASTIIHQVEGLEEMVRAFADYARTPPLAPQALDLNELVREVLELFRGGEIQVLVNLDPGRPRVHADPDRLRRVLTNLLENARTALETAEGLRRLSVTTRCLSDTDRCRQVELRIQDSGPGVPAEDRVAVFEPYHTSREGGTGLGLAIAKKLVEENGGRIHMEGSPLGGACVVVTLPADGGMPSAATEDENP
- the trkA gene encoding Trk system potassium transporter TrkA, which translates into the protein MKILILGAGQVGSSLAQNLASEANDITVVDTDDLALAQLQDRLDIRTIIGRASHPHVLRRAGAEDADMVIAVTNSDETNMVACQVTWTLFRTPTKIGRVREAEYLAHPALFGNEALPIDVRISPEQLVTEYVQRLIEHPGALQVLDFAGGKVQLVAVKAYYGGPLVGHELSTLKQHMPGVETRVAAIFRRGQPIIPEGTTVIEADDEVFFIAARGDIRSVMGEMRRLDKPNKRVVIAGGGNIGRRLAGALEDRYQVKLIDHNRRRSSDLAEELGRSIVLLGDAADEELLLEENIEYTDVFCALTNDDEANILSAMLAKRLGARKVMALINRASYVDLVESGEIDIAISPQQATIGSLLAHVRRGDVVVVHSLRRGAAEAIEAVAHGDPRSSKVVGRQVGELKLPPGTTIGAMVRGEQVLVAHHDTVIESGDHVILFLVDKRNIPEVERMFQVPVTFL
- a CDS encoding GGDEF domain-containing protein is translated as MSDERRAAPEELPEDVRTLQQRYSRALQQLEAQDAEHAETEKQLRHALVRLTHAGDTRHPELARQLERLRGAVLDGTAPEDLEPILKEIAGAITALEDLRRENATIPLPLRALERLLRALDLPSGLRRRARNVTRRLEEAGPEGNVDEQLAELVGLLDEIAAALGQERGGWLPRLFRGRDAGDNQAVQEALSRLVAELTLPADLARRAANLQEDVGEGSVDAAAVLEELADLAATARARLSEEQEEMAGFLQEVSDHLQELDSHIREAAGREEEAAAAEQELDAAVSDRVRQMQTSVQEAEDLPTLKTTVSDQLSAINDHLEEYRSRADARRSEMEREMERVHARMESLEVVTGVLRERLASEREQALRDPLTGVYNRLAWDERLNQELARFQRQGHEVAVAVWDLDSFKAINDTYGHTAGDKVIRAVADLLVRRLRATDFVARYGGEEFVILMPDTPLADATDLAEELRRSVAALQFVYRGERVPITISGGLTALATGDTAEAAFQRADTVLYRAKEAGRDRVLVADPPG
- a CDS encoding TrkH family potassium uptake protein; translated protein: MQLPAILRILGLLVALFSVTQLPPLAVGLLDGGRGVMPFAASFGIILGLGILLWLPVRHQRRELRTRDGFMVVSLFWLVLSLFGAVPFILWDEPAIPVADAIFEATSGLTTTGSTVLTGLDDLALSLLFYRQQLQWLGGMGIIVLAVAILPMLGIGGMQLYRAELPGPMKDTKLTPRITETAKALWYIYLGLTVACALAYWAAGMSGFDAVAHSFSTVAIGGFSTHDASIGYFNSPAIELIAVVFMLLAGVNFALHFTAWRSRSPAGYLQDPEFRGFMGYMGLLATITIGYLYLDGTFGSGFAAFHHGLFQAVSIGSTAGFATADFAYWPSFLPVLLIFASFIGGSGGSTAGGMKVMRFLLLLVQGMRELKQLAHPNAQLPVKLGGRRVSPQVVNAVWGFFSAYVASFVLIMLALMATGLDQVTAFSAVAATLNNLGPGLGDVSANFGSISDTAKLILAFAMVLGRLEIFSLLILFTPWFWRR